GCCTGGATGATCAGCTCGCGCTGGTGGTGACAACGGACTTCTTCCCACCAGTGGTCGATGATCCGTATGACTATGGGGCGATCGCCGCCGCGAACGCCATGAGCGATGTGTTCGCCATGGGCGGACGGGTGCTGTTTGCGTTGAACATCGCGGCTTTCCCTGCCAGCCTGCCGGCGGAAGTTCTGAGCGAGATCATGCGCGGTGGGGCGGAAAAGGTGCGGGAGGCCGGCGCCGCGATCGCCGGAGGGCACACGATCAAGGATGACGAACCCAAATATGGGCTGGTGGTCATCGGGTTGGTTGATCCTGGCCGTGTGCGCAGTAAGGCGGGTGCTCAGCCGGGCGATGCGCTGGTGCTCAGTAAGCCGCTTGGCGCAGGGGTGGTCACCACCGCGCTCAAGAAGGGCAAAGCCGAGCCGGATCACGTTGCTGCGGCGGTCGCCAGCATGACCCGGCTGAACCGTGCCGCGGCGGAGGCAGCCAATCGTGCCGACGCGCACGCTGTCACTGACATCACCGGCTACGGGCTGCTGGGCCACTGCCATGAGCTGGCGGAGTTGAGCAGGGTTGACCTGGAGATCGATCTGAGAATGATTCGCTGGCTACCGGGAGCCGAAGAATACGCAGCAGCCTGGATCTTCCCCGGCGGTATGGCTGACAATCGCCTGTATTATGAGCAGTGGGTGGACTTTGATCCGGGTATCCCTGAAGAGAAGCGCGCCCTGCTTTTTGACCCGGAAACTTCCGGTGGATTGCTGATCGCTGTTGCTCCGGAGCGGGTCGATGCGCTGATGCGCGATCTGGTAGCGGCCGGTGATGTGCCGCAGCGCATCGGTCAGGCAGTTGCCGGGACTGGGCGTCTGCGCGTCCGCGCCAGCTGATCGGGGTGCATTCCAAATTTGGGGCAGGATCAAGCCGCCACAGCCCAGAGGTCATCGAAGTCATGGCTTAAGCCAAACCAAACGCAGCACGAATATCTGCTCAACACGGGGGGATCAGGGCATTCTCGGAACCAGCCGGGCGAGTATTGTTTCCAATTGCCCATCCCTCCTCAGTGTTCCGCCAGCTTCTCGTTTTTTTGCCCCCAATCTGGAATGCACCCGCTGATCGGCTGTCTTTTGCGCCAGATGGATTTGCTCGTACAATGGCGGATAGCGTAAGCTGCTGCGCCGGTCAGGATTTCCCGCCTGGCAGCGGAAGGCAGGTGAACGCCCGCCTATCCGGGAGAGGGAGTGGCGGGCAGATGGCGGCGGCGGGGTATGACGGGCGAGGCCGGGAGGTGGCAGGTCGTGCTGCAGGGCAAGGGCATCTTCATCTGGCAGGTGCAGAAGTGTGACCAGGGCGATCCACAGCGTCTGGTCGCGCTGGCCCGCGCCGCGCAGATCAGCCATGTGATTTTCAAGCTGTCAGAAGGTGCATACGACTTTCCGCAGCCAGCGCAGGACCCGGGAGGGCGGTATGAACTGCTGACCGATGGCGCCATCCGCGCTCTGCGGGGGGCCGGGATCGCTGTATGGGCGCTGGCGCATATCCAAGGACAGGATCCGGTCATGGAGGCGCACCGCGCTGCGGCGCGTGTGCTCAAGTGGCGGCTGGATGGGCTGGTCATTGGCCCGCAGAGCCAGTATGTCGGCCAGCATGAGCGCGCCCGCGAGTTCATGGCGACGATCCGGCACGACCTGGGCAGCGAGCGCCCGCTGGCCTTTAGTCTATTCCTGAACCCCGATACCCAGGATCCGCCGGGCTGGCCGCTTTCGCGCCGCTTTCCGATCGATGAATTTGTAGCCGGGTGCGATCTGATCATGCCTCAGGTGTACTGGATCGCGCGGGATGGCGGGGACCCGGCGGCGACTTTGCGGGAGAACTACGATCAGTATGCCCGCCGGTATCCCGGCAAGCCGTATATCCCGACTGGGGCTGCTTTCGGAGAGCAATACGGCACGTTGCAGTGGACGGCTACTCCGGCGCAAATCGGGATGTTCCTGAACCAGGCGCGTGCACTGGGCTTGCCTGCAGCTAACTTCTGGAGCTGGCAACATGCCCGCAATGATGCTGGTAATCCCCGTTATACGGCTACCCAGCTCTGGGACGCTATCGCTGCTTACCCCTGGCCGCTGGAAGGCCCGGAACCTCTTCCGGAGCCACCGGTCGAGGATGATCCGTTCACCGATCGGGTGGAGATCATCCCGCCGGGCGATCGGCGTTATCTGGACGGCATCTATGATCGTACCGGCGCGACGCGCTTCACTGTGATGAGCAGTGCGCACGGGCCGGTCAAGTACAGCGCCACCCAGCCGGCGCGCAGCACCCTGTGGGCGCAATGGGTGCCCGGCATCCGGCAGTCCGGGCGCTACGAGATCGCCGTCTGGGTCCCCGGCACGCACGCGACAACTCGTCGCGCCCGCTATCACATTCGTGGGGTGGCCGGTCACGATAGCACGGTGATTGTGGAACTGGATCAGAATCGCTATTACGACCGTTTTGTGCCGCTGGGTGTATTTGATCTGGACGCTTCCCGGCCCGACGCCGGGGCGGTGAATCTGACGAATCTGACCGGCGAGACCGGGCGCGAAGTGGCGTTCTCGCCGTTGCGCTGGAAATTGGTCGGCAATACCCCGGACGCCCCGCTGGCCGATGGCTACGATGCGCCGGTAGGCACGGCTGAGGAGCGGCGCGCTGAGCGCCTTTGGCCGGGTCGCTGGGTGGACGCGGTGGGGTTTGCCCGTCGGTACCGCGATGGCACCCGTACTACAGCCTATCACACCGGCGCCGACCTGAACCTGAATGTGCCGCGTTGGGATAGCGACCGGGGAGCGACTGTTTTTGCCATCGGCAGTGGCACGGTGGTCTTCGCCGGGCGGCTGGACATCTGGGGACAGGTGATCGTGATTCGCCACGATCCACGCGATCCGGATGGTAACCCGGTTTGGGCGCGTTACGCGCACGTCGATCGCGTCCAGGTACGGGCTGGCGATCGGGTTCGGCGCGGGCAACCCGTTGCCGTGATCGGTAAGCCTGAGCCTGAAGGTGCGCCATACCACCTGCACTTTGACATCTGCACGACCGGCATCTTGGAAGATGCGCCGGGGCATTGGCCGCGCCTGAATTACACCGAACTGATCACCCACTACGTGGATCCGCTGGCTTTCCTGCAGGCGAACAGGCCGCCTGAGTACTTACGTTGATCGAGGACGCGCCGGAAGCCTGCCAGCTTATCCGGCGCCCGTAATGCACACGATACCGGAGTAGCCTGTGGCTCATGAGCGATGGAGTGGGTTCCGATGACAACGCCTTACGACGGGAAGATCGGCATCTGGCACTGGAAAGGCAATTCAATCAACGAAAAGTCGATCCAGGAAGTTGCCAACACGTTCAAGGCCTATGCGCCGCACGTGACCCAGGTCTGGGTGAAAACCACCGATGGCTCGCAGTGGCAGGGCGTCTACGATACTGACCGCATGCTGGCGATTGATGGACCGGCCAGCGTCAAACGCTGGGCGCAGACACTGGAAGCCAACGGCCTGGAGTTCCATGCGTGGTGCGTGCCCAAGGGGCGCGACATCAACGCGGAAGCGGATCTGATCATTCAGACGTGCACCCAGCCCGGCGTGCGCTCGCTAATCCTGGATATTGAACCATATGCCGGATACTGGGAGGGCGGGCGGACGCTGATCCGGCCCTTCATGGCCCGCATCCGCAAGGCGCTGCCGGCCGATTTTCACATCGGCATGGCGGTTGACCCGCGTCCGCAGCACTTCAACAGCATCTTCCCGGATGAATGGTTCCCCTTCATTGATAGCGTCCACTTGATGGCGTACTGGGCTTCTTTCCAGCGGCCGGTAGACGAGGTAATCGATCAGGCATTTGCCACCTGGCGCAATTACGGGCGGCCCATCTACCCAATTCTGCAGGCAAACGCCGAAGTTGCCGATATGGAGCGCGCCCGCAAGCGGGCCATCGAAGCGCACGGGGCCAAGGGCGTCAGCTGGTGGCGGCTGGGGCTGATCGATAGCGCCGACTGGGCGGTGATCAATGTACCGATCAGTGCCCACAAACCGGGCGGCGAGGTTGGACGTTACGGGAAGAGCATCATCGTCACGACGGAATCGCCGCAATTCGCATTTGGAACCCATACCGGCCAGCCGCCGGAACAGGTCTTTACTGAGTTCCGTAATGCCAGAGGATGGAAGAGCTACTACAAGGCGACCGAGGCGCGGCGCAGTCAGGTCTGGGCGCGCTGGGACCCGCGCCTGACCGAGAGCGGCTGGTATGAGCTGGCGGCGTTTGTCCCGGCTAAACATGCCACTACGCTGCGCGCACGTTACAAGATCCATGGCGTCCGCGGGCGTAGTGGCGAGACCCTGGCGGTTGTGCCGCAGGATGTGCTGTTCAACCTGTGGACTCCGCTGGGCGTCTATTACTTCGATGTTGCCACGCCAACAGCCGGGGTGGTCTTCCTCAACGACCTCACCGGAGAGACTGGCCGCGAGATCGCCTTTGATGCCATCCGCTGGCGCAAAGTGGAAGGTATTACCCCCGCATCAACTTTCCTGGCGGATGGCTTCGACCCGCCGATCGGGGTTCCGGCGGAACGACTGGGAGCGGCTGTCTGGCCGGGCGACTGGTTTGATGCGACCGGGTTCGCGGCCCGTTACCGCGTGGGCACGCCGTATGAGGCGTATCACACCGGCGCTGACCTCAACCTCAACAAGCCCCAGTGGGATGCCGACGCGCACAGCCCGGTCTATGCGGCAGCGCACGGGGTTGTCACCCATGCCGCCCGCATTCCCGGCTGGGGCAATGTGATCATTATCCGCCACGATCCGCTGATCAAGGACGGGCGGGTGATCTATGCGCGGTACGCCCATGTGGAAAATGTGCGCGTTCAGGTCGGGCAGCGGGTGGCGCGGGGTGAGCAGATCGCCAGCGTGGGCAACGCGGAAGGCGCCTATCCCTATCATCTCCATTACGATCTCAGCCCGACCGGCATCCTGCAGACGCAACCCTGGCACTGGCCCAAGCTTGATCTGCAGAATCTATTGCTCAACTACGTGGATCCGCGCCAGTTCACGCTTGAGAACCGCCCGCCGGAGCCGTAGCGCATCCGGAGCGAAGCAGGCCGGACAACAGTACAGGGGCATCCCCGGTCAGGTGATGCCCCTGTGAGTTATACCTGCCGGTAGATCGAGAGCTTAGAACAGCCCCCAGTTAGCGATCGCGCCGTCTTCCATAAAGCTGGGGTCCCACATTTCGCGGCCCATCTCGATGGTGGTACGCACACCGAGGACCTTCTGGACAGTGTAGCGAACCTGCTCCAGTAGCTGGGGAGCATAGGGGCAGAAAGGCGTGGTGAGGATCATCACGACATGGGCACTGTCTGGCTGGATGTCCAGGCGGCGGATCAGACCCAGCTCGATGACGTTCATGCCGATCTCCGGATCGACGACAGCGCGCAGGGCCTCACGGACCTGTTCCTCTTTGTTTTCTGGTGTGTGGGGGGATTCACTCATCGCTCAGCTCCCTGTCTCCAGCGCTTCGCTGCGCATGGGCCTGGCATTCAGTTTGATGCTGAAGTTACACGATCGGTTGTCCTCTGGCAACCTGGCAGCGCGCTGCAGCGGTAGCTTAAGGGCTTCCCCGATGACCTGCTCGTCGGCACGGCATAGCTCCGGATGCTGCTGGCTGATGTCGCTGAACGGGCAACGGATGTGCAGGCAGGCTTCCTCCCCCTGCGCTTCGAAGGTGATGTCGATGGGGATGCCCTGGCGGCGCAGGTGTTCCTCCAGGCGCAGGAGCCGCAGATGCGGCGGCAGAGCGTCAGCCTCCGGTGGGACGGCCAGCGTCTGGCGGATCAGCCCTTCCAGCAGGCGTTGCAGGTCGGCCTCGGACTTCATGTGCTTGAGCACACTGAGCAGGTGGGCGGTCAGGGTGTGGTAGCGGTTGGGGAAACGACGCTCGCCCGCCTCTGTCAGCGAGTACCCGTGCTCCGGGCGGCCAACGCCATGCCGCAGGGGGGCACGCGCGATCAGGCCGTCGCCCAGCAAGGCATACAGATGATGGCGAACGGTTACCGGGGAAAGCCCCAGTTCCTGCGCCAGTTGCTGTATGGTTGCGCTTCCCCGCCGCCTGATGATTTCCAGAATAGCCTGTCGTGTCTCGCGCATGGTTGCCATTGAACCTGTTACCGATCGAACGCGCCCAAAGCATACCGCGAGCGAGGCGTAAAGTCAATAAAATTCACTTTTATCTGATTTATTGACACGACTGACCCGGCATGGTACACTACTGCCAACTTTTCGGTTGGGGTGTTGAGGAGGCATTGCCTGCATGGTTGCTGCACTGGAAATCCGGAACCTTCACGCGAGTGTGGAAGGAACGCCGATTCTGAAAGGCGTGAATCTGACGATCAAGCAGGGCGAAACTCATGCCCTGATGGGGCCGAATGGCTCTGGCAAGAGCACACTGGCGAACGTGCTGATGGGCAACCCGGCTTATACGGTTGATAGCGGCCAGGTCATTTTCGATGGTGTGGACCTGCTGGAGCTTGAGCCAGATGCTCGTAGCCGGCTGGGGCTATTCATGGCGTTTCAGTACCCGGTTGCCATCCCCGGTGTGACCCTGGCCAACTTCCTGCGTTCGGCGATCAACGCCCGGCGGCGCGATGTAGACCCGACGGATAAGGGCATCAGCATCCCTGAATTCCGGCGGTTGTTGATGGACAAGATGAACTACCTGGAGATTAGCCCGGATTTTGCCAGTCGCTACCTGAATGATGGTTTCAGCGGCGGCGAGAAGAAGCGGGCGGAGATCCTGCAGATGGCGGTGCTGCAGCCCAAGATCGCCATCCTGGATGAGACCGACTCCGGTCTGGATATTGATGCGCTGCGCATTGTCGCTGGCGGCGTCAATCGTCTGATTGGGCCAGATCTGGGCGTCCTGGTGATCACCCACTACAAGCGCATCCTGGACTATATTCGACCCCAGCACATTCACATCATGATGGACGGCCGGATTGTGGAAAGCGGCGGCCCGGAACTGGTTGACGTGCTTGAGGCGACAGGCTACAAACCCCTCTTCGAAAAATACGGCATCGTTCCCACGGAGGAATAACCGATGGTCACGGATCGCCTTTCGCAGGAAGAGCGCGAACTGAAGCGCCTAAACGCTGAATATACCGAGAAGTACGGATTCAGCGATCCGGAGCAGTATGCATTCAAGAGCGGCAAAGGCCTCAACGCCGATGTCGTCCGGGAGATTTCCCGCATCAAAGGCGAGCCGGAATGGATGCTGGAGTACCGTCTGAAGGCGCTGGAGGTCTACCTGGCCAAGCCGGTGCCCACCTGGGGCGCTGATCTCTCCGGGATCAACTATGACGAGATTCACTACTACATCAGGCCCCACGAGCGCGAGGAGCGCACCTGGGATGATGTCCCGGAGAATATCAAGCGGACCTTTGACCGGCTGGGCGTGCCGGAAGCGGAGCGCAAGTTCCTGGCTGGCCTGGGTGCCCAGTATGAATCCGAGATGGTTTACCACAGCATTCGGGAAGACCTGGAAAAGCAGGGCGTGATCTTCCTTTCGATCGATGACGGCCTGAAGAAACACCCGGATCTGTTCCGCGAGTATTTCGGCACGGTGGTGCCGATGACCGATAACAAGTATGCGGCGCTCAATTCGGCGGTGTGGTCGGGCGGGTCGTTTGTGTACGTCCCCAAAGGGGTGCAGGTGCAGATGCCCCTCCAGGCCTACTTCCGCATCAACGCTGAGAGCATGGGGCAGTTTGAGCGCACGCTGATCATCGTTGATGAGGGCGCTTTTATGCATTATGTGGAAGGCTGTACCGCGCCCACCTATAGCCGCGACAGCCTGCACACAGGCGTGATCGAGATCATCGTCAAGCGCGGTGCGCGTTGCCGCTACACGACGATCCAGAACTGGTCGACCAACGTCTATAATCTGGTCACCCAGCGCGCTCTGGTTTACGGCGACGCCACGATGGAGTGGGTCGATGCCAACCTGGGCAGCAAGGTGACGATGAAGTATCCCTCGACGTACCTACTGGAGCCGGGTGCGCATGGTGAAGTGCTTTCCATCGCCTTCGCGGGCGCCGGGCAGCACCAGGATGCCGGCGGTAAGGTCATCCACGCGGCGCCGAATACCTCCAGCCAGATCATCAGCAAGAGCATCTGCAAGGATGGTGGGCGCAGCAGCTACCGGGGCTTGCTCAAGATCCACGAGGGTGCGGAGCGCTCCCGCAGTAATGTCGTCTGTGATGCGCTGCTGCTGGATGGTCATAGTCAGTCCGATACTTATCCCTATATCGAGATCGAAGAGCAGAATGTTCATGTCGGTCACGAAGCGTCGGTCACCAAAGTTAGCGAGGATCAGCTCTTCTATCTGATGAGTCGCGGTCTGAGCGAAGATGAAGCCAATGCGATGGTGGTGGCCGGTTTCATCGAGCCGTTCGTCAAGGAACTGCCGATGGAGTATGCCGTCGAGATGAACCGCCTGATCCGGCTGCAGATGGAAGGCTCGGTCGGGTAGTTTTGCAGGAATATAGCCCTGTGATACGAGGATCGAAGAATGGGAATGAAGGGGCCGCCGTTGGCCCCTTTGTCAAACAGCGCAACAACGAGGAGTTAACATCTGTGACGGTACGAAGCCTGACCCGGACGCCTGCCGCCCCCAGCCTGACTGTGGCGGATGTGGAGGCGCTTAGCAAGCACAACAACGAGCCGCAGTGGCTGCGCGAGCGGCGGCTGACGGCCTGGGAGCTTTACGAGGCGCTGCCCATGCCCTCGACGAGTGATGAGGCGTGGCGGCGGACTGACTATCGTCGGATCAAATGGCGCGAGGCTGGACGGCTGATCATGCCTGCCGGGCGCGCCCCGCTGGAGATGATCCCGGCTCAGCACTATGCGCCACTGCTGGGTGACAGGCAGGGCGGGCTGGTGGCCCATGTTGATGCCAGCGTAGCGACGGCTGAACTGGACCCGGCGCTGGCCGCACAGGGGGTGATCTTCACCGATCTGAACACTGCCGTGCAGCAGTACCCGGAACTCGTTGAACAATACCTGATGACTACGGCCGTCCGGCCTGAGGATGGCAAGTTCGCGGCGCTGCATGGGGCGCTGTGGACACATGGCGTCTTTCTCTATGTCCCGCCCGGTGTGGCTGTGGAATTGCCGCTGCACAGCGTGTTCTATGCCGCTTCCAGCGGGTTGACGCTCGGGCACATCCTGATCGTGCTGGATAGCGGCGCGCAGGTGACGTATATGCACGAGTATGGCTCGCCGACGCTGGAAGAGCAGTCGGCCTTCGTTGGCGCGACCGAGTTGATCGTCGGCCAGGACGCACGCCTGCAGTACGTCGCATTGCAGCACTGGGGCCGTAACATGTACGAGTTCAGCCACCAACGGACGCGCGTCCAGCGCAATGGCACCATCGACTGGGTAATTGGCTCGATGGGCGGCAAGTTATTCAAGGTGTTCATGGAAGTCGACCTGGATGGCGAAGGCAGCACCGGGCGCATGAGCGGCCTGTACTTTGCCGACAAAGACCAGATGATGGACCATGACACCCAGCAGAATCATAACGCGCCGCACACCACCTCTGATCTGCTGTTCAAAGGCGCGCTGATGGACAACGCTCGCAGTGTGTGGCAGGGCATGATCTACGTCGACCCGGTGGCGCAGAAGACGGACGGCTTTCAGGCCAACCGCAACTTGATGTTGAGCCGGACCTGCCGCGCCGACAGCATTCCCGGCCTGGAGATCAAAGCCGATGACGTGCGCTGCACACACGCCGCCACGCTCAGCCAGCTGGACGAAGAGCCGATCTTCTACCTGATGAGTCGTGGTATCCCCCGCAGCGAGGCGGAGAAGCTGGCCGTGGACGGATTCTTTGGCCCGATCATGGAGCGCATCCCGTTTGCAGGCGTGCGGGAACGGCTGCAGGAATCGATTGACGCCAAGCTGCTCGGCCAGGCGGATCAGTAGGTGTAGCGTTGGCTGGTAGCGGCCGCCGGATAGTTCCGCTGAAAAGGTAAAGCGACCCGTGCAACGCACAAGCAAACTCTGGCAGTTACCATGGGTCAGGTCTGGCACAGTGCCGCTGCTCTTCTACACGGCGGCTGCGCTGGGCCTGACCTGTTTTGCTCTGACTTACGCTGAGTTGCCCATAGCAGGCAGGCAGTGCGCATAGTGTCGGATAACACCAGCTGCTGCTTAAATGAAATCTCCCGGCACGCGGGATGGCCTGCTATACTTGCAGAACTGGATTCTGCAGCTTGCTACGGGCCACAGGTGATGAAAACGACGACGGAGCTACGGCTATGAACGCAACGCCTGCGCTGGATGTCCACCGGATTCGCCAGGATTTCCCGATCCTGTACCAGGAAGTTCGTCCCGGCGTCCCGCTGGTATACCTGGATAGCACTGCCACCAGCCAGAAGCCGCGCCAGGTGATCGAGGCGATGAGCCGCTATTACGAGACCACCAATGCCAATGTCCATCGCGGCATCTATACCCTGAGCGAGCAGGCAACCGAGGCGTATGAGGGCGCCCGCAAAAAGATCAGAGCGTTCATCAACGCAGCTTCCTGGCGGGAAATCGTGTTCACCCGTAACACAACGGAAAGCATCAACCTGGTGGCCCAGAGCTGGGGGCGGTCGCGGCTTGGCCCCGATGATGCGGTGGTGATCACGGAGATGGAACACCACTCGAATATCGTCCCCTGGCAACTCCTGCGGGAGCAGACCGGTGTCCGGCTGCTGGTAGTCCCGGTGCTGGATGACGGTACGCTGGATATGGAGGTCTACGATCGCCTGTTGCGCACCGAGCAGGTGCGCTTGGTGGCGGTGACGCATATGTCGAACGTGCTGGGCACGATCAATCCGCTGGAGGAGATGGTGCGTAAGGCTCACACCGCCGGCGCGCTGGTGCTGGCGGATGCCGCCCAGAGTGTGCCCCACCTGCCGGTCGACGTTCAGGCTCTGGATGTGGATTTCCTCGCCTTCAGCGGGCACAAAATGCTGGGGCCGACAGGCATTGGCGTGCTGTACGCCAGGCGCTCATTGTTGGAGGAGATGCCGCCGTATCAGGGCGGGGGCGATATGATCCGGCGCGTTCGCCTGAGCGGGAGCGAATGGAACGAGTTGCCCTACAAGTTTGAAGCGGGTACTCCGGCCATCGCGGAAGGAATCGGGCTGGGGGTGGCAGTTGACTACCTGACCGCAGTCGGGATGGACGCCATCCATACCTATGAGCAGCAGATCACGGCCTATGCGCTGGAGCGACTGGCGGAGGTGCCGGGACTGCGGGTCTACGGCCCGGACGCAGCGCGTAAGGGCGGCGTGGCTGCTTTCACGCTGGATCGCCTGCATCCCCATGATGTCGCCCAGATGCTGGATGTGGAAGGGGTGGCCGTACGGGCCGGGCACCACTGTGCTATGCCCCTGCATGAGCGCTTCGCCATCCCCGCGACCACCCGCGCCAGCTTTTACCTGTATAATACCCTCGAGGAGGTCGACACCCTAATCGAGGCGCTTTACCGGGTGCTGCAGGTCTTCACGGTGTGAGGCAGGCGGGCAGGACTTATGGAAGATTTCTACCGGGAGATGATCATCGACCACGGGCAGAACATGCGCAACCGGGGCGTGTTGCAGCCTGCGGACATTGACTACGAGGACGACAATCCGCTGTGCGGCGACCGGCTGCGTCTGACCGTGCAACTGGATGAACAGGGCCGGGTCAAAGCGGTTGGCTGGGATGGTGAGGGATGCGTCATCAGCCAGGCGTCGGCATCTATGCTTGGGGAGGCGATGATCGGCAAGACCCTGGAGGAGTTGCGCCACTTCAGCAAGCAGGACATTCTGGATAT
The genomic region above belongs to Anaerolineae bacterium and contains:
- the selD gene encoding selenide, water dikinase SelD, whose protein sequence is MANLNRHEIRLTALASCAGUASKLGPNELAHVLRPLQQIFLPQDYPDLIIGLNQPDDAAVYRLDDQLALVVTTDFFPPVVDDPYDYGAIAAANAMSDVFAMGGRVLFALNIAAFPASLPAEVLSEIMRGGAEKVREAGAAIAGGHTIKDDEPKYGLVVIGLVDPGRVRSKAGAQPGDALVLSKPLGAGVVTTALKKGKAEPDHVAAAVASMTRLNRAAAEAANRADAHAVTDITGYGLLGHCHELAELSRVDLEIDLRMIRWLPGAEEYAAAWIFPGGMADNRLYYEQWVDFDPGIPEEKRALLFDPETSGGLLIAVAPERVDALMRDLVAAGDVPQRIGQAVAGTGRLRVRAS
- a CDS encoding peptidoglycan DD-metalloendopeptidase family protein; this encodes MAGRWRRRGMTGEAGRWQVVLQGKGIFIWQVQKCDQGDPQRLVALARAAQISHVIFKLSEGAYDFPQPAQDPGGRYELLTDGAIRALRGAGIAVWALAHIQGQDPVMEAHRAAARVLKWRLDGLVIGPQSQYVGQHERAREFMATIRHDLGSERPLAFSLFLNPDTQDPPGWPLSRRFPIDEFVAGCDLIMPQVYWIARDGGDPAATLRENYDQYARRYPGKPYIPTGAAFGEQYGTLQWTATPAQIGMFLNQARALGLPAANFWSWQHARNDAGNPRYTATQLWDAIAAYPWPLEGPEPLPEPPVEDDPFTDRVEIIPPGDRRYLDGIYDRTGATRFTVMSSAHGPVKYSATQPARSTLWAQWVPGIRQSGRYEIAVWVPGTHATTRRARYHIRGVAGHDSTVIVELDQNRYYDRFVPLGVFDLDASRPDAGAVNLTNLTGETGREVAFSPLRWKLVGNTPDAPLADGYDAPVGTAEERRAERLWPGRWVDAVGFARRYRDGTRTTAYHTGADLNLNVPRWDSDRGATVFAIGSGTVVFAGRLDIWGQVIVIRHDPRDPDGNPVWARYAHVDRVQVRAGDRVRRGQPVAVIGKPEPEGAPYHLHFDICTTGILEDAPGHWPRLNYTELITHYVDPLAFLQANRPPEYLR
- a CDS encoding M23 family metallopeptidase; protein product: MTTPYDGKIGIWHWKGNSINEKSIQEVANTFKAYAPHVTQVWVKTTDGSQWQGVYDTDRMLAIDGPASVKRWAQTLEANGLEFHAWCVPKGRDINAEADLIIQTCTQPGVRSLILDIEPYAGYWEGGRTLIRPFMARIRKALPADFHIGMAVDPRPQHFNSIFPDEWFPFIDSVHLMAYWASFQRPVDEVIDQAFATWRNYGRPIYPILQANAEVADMERARKRAIEAHGAKGVSWWRLGLIDSADWAVINVPISAHKPGGEVGRYGKSIIVTTESPQFAFGTHTGQPPEQVFTEFRNARGWKSYYKATEARRSQVWARWDPRLTESGWYELAAFVPAKHATTLRARYKIHGVRGRSGETLAVVPQDVLFNLWTPLGVYYFDVATPTAGVVFLNDLTGETGREIAFDAIRWRKVEGITPASTFLADGFDPPIGVPAERLGAAVWPGDWFDATGFAARYRVGTPYEAYHTGADLNLNKPQWDADAHSPVYAAAHGVVTHAARIPGWGNVIIIRHDPLIKDGRVIYARYAHVENVRVQVGQRVARGEQIASVGNAEGAYPYHLHYDLSPTGILQTQPWHWPKLDLQNLLLNYVDPRQFTLENRPPEP
- a CDS encoding metal-sulfur cluster assembly factor codes for the protein MSESPHTPENKEEQVREALRAVVDPEIGMNVIELGLIRRLDIQPDSAHVVMILTTPFCPYAPQLLEQVRYTVQKVLGVRTTIEMGREMWDPSFMEDGAIANWGLF
- a CDS encoding winged helix-turn-helix transcriptional regulator, with protein sequence MRETRQAILEIIRRRGSATIQQLAQELGLSPVTVRHHLYALLGDGLIARAPLRHGVGRPEHGYSLTEAGERRFPNRYHTLTAHLLSVLKHMKSEADLQRLLEGLIRQTLAVPPEADALPPHLRLLRLEEHLRRQGIPIDITFEAQGEEACLHIRCPFSDISQQHPELCRADEQVIGEALKLPLQRAARLPEDNRSCNFSIKLNARPMRSEALETGS
- the sufC gene encoding Fe-S cluster assembly ATPase SufC; protein product: MVAALEIRNLHASVEGTPILKGVNLTIKQGETHALMGPNGSGKSTLANVLMGNPAYTVDSGQVIFDGVDLLELEPDARSRLGLFMAFQYPVAIPGVTLANFLRSAINARRRDVDPTDKGISIPEFRRLLMDKMNYLEISPDFASRYLNDGFSGGEKKRAEILQMAVLQPKIAILDETDSGLDIDALRIVAGGVNRLIGPDLGVLVITHYKRILDYIRPQHIHIMMDGRIVESGGPELVDVLEATGYKPLFEKYGIVPTEE
- the sufB gene encoding Fe-S cluster assembly protein SufB; its protein translation is MVTDRLSQEERELKRLNAEYTEKYGFSDPEQYAFKSGKGLNADVVREISRIKGEPEWMLEYRLKALEVYLAKPVPTWGADLSGINYDEIHYYIRPHEREERTWDDVPENIKRTFDRLGVPEAERKFLAGLGAQYESEMVYHSIREDLEKQGVIFLSIDDGLKKHPDLFREYFGTVVPMTDNKYAALNSAVWSGGSFVYVPKGVQVQMPLQAYFRINAESMGQFERTLIIVDEGAFMHYVEGCTAPTYSRDSLHTGVIEIIVKRGARCRYTTIQNWSTNVYNLVTQRALVYGDATMEWVDANLGSKVTMKYPSTYLLEPGAHGEVLSIAFAGAGQHQDAGGKVIHAAPNTSSQIISKSICKDGGRSSYRGLLKIHEGAERSRSNVVCDALLLDGHSQSDTYPYIEIEEQNVHVGHEASVTKVSEDQLFYLMSRGLSEDEANAMVVAGFIEPFVKELPMEYAVEMNRLIRLQMEGSVG
- the sufD gene encoding Fe-S cluster assembly protein SufD, with amino-acid sequence MPSTSDEAWRRTDYRRIKWREAGRLIMPAGRAPLEMIPAQHYAPLLGDRQGGLVAHVDASVATAELDPALAAQGVIFTDLNTAVQQYPELVEQYLMTTAVRPEDGKFAALHGALWTHGVFLYVPPGVAVELPLHSVFYAASSGLTLGHILIVLDSGAQVTYMHEYGSPTLEEQSAFVGATELIVGQDARLQYVALQHWGRNMYEFSHQRTRVQRNGTIDWVIGSMGGKLFKVFMEVDLDGEGSTGRMSGLYFADKDQMMDHDTQQNHNAPHTTSDLLFKGALMDNARSVWQGMIYVDPVAQKTDGFQANRNLMLSRTCRADSIPGLEIKADDVRCTHAATLSQLDEEPIFYLMSRGIPRSEAEKLAVDGFFGPIMERIPFAGVRERLQESIDAKLLGQADQ
- a CDS encoding cysteine desulfurase: MDVHRIRQDFPILYQEVRPGVPLVYLDSTATSQKPRQVIEAMSRYYETTNANVHRGIYTLSEQATEAYEGARKKIRAFINAASWREIVFTRNTTESINLVAQSWGRSRLGPDDAVVITEMEHHSNIVPWQLLREQTGVRLLVVPVLDDGTLDMEVYDRLLRTEQVRLVAVTHMSNVLGTINPLEEMVRKAHTAGALVLADAAQSVPHLPVDVQALDVDFLAFSGHKMLGPTGIGVLYARRSLLEEMPPYQGGGDMIRRVRLSGSEWNELPYKFEAGTPAIAEGIGLGVAVDYLTAVGMDAIHTYEQQITAYALERLAEVPGLRVYGPDAARKGGVAAFTLDRLHPHDVAQMLDVEGVAVRAGHHCAMPLHERFAIPATTRASFYLYNTLEEVDTLIEALYRVLQVFTV